A genomic window from Montipora capricornis isolate CH-2021 chromosome 8, ASM3666992v2, whole genome shotgun sequence includes:
- the LOC138058974 gene encoding uncharacterized protein isoform X2 → MEDGFIFCDTPPIKNTDRISVHLDIDGKLFKTKRPLYFHEPFKVSNITPSVVSPAQHVYLTISGISCRDWMQYFVRFQTANGTKKTQQGICRDSVVSCFVPEFPPNTLLRVGLTLSNRLVEWSDTKILIQYPGDAMKSSVDDITTDFTKVGAFRFVVVLKDRFNNPIKVIQRINKNPTPISVQYSSKAKPQSLRFLRCTTTVRNNGAGDEYVLSCEGAEKEDIFFYPSMNNVPLGGKDKYEAKTTLCPGKNSCKAEPKSSLLVTVLACVGTALLVSLVAVLFFVRYKAARKGRFTPETTTGLEMEVQPPENEDRMLFYDLEDTASANSDEEETAARTTQEDAYADNSSGLKLGDSGAPEEDERDHQTDVLEEVGSMHQRSFEKGDQNYVQSKEEIEMKLRRYRNLFKGEEAERTVGGKTALEGPKSSALFYDLEDTASANSDEEETAARTTQEDAYADNSSGLKSGDSGAPEEDERDHQTDVLEEVGSMHQRSFEKGDKNYVQSKEEIEMKGMQVRQFENDSELSSDEDFRESARSSPLPEALLCGDPCGDTMAVTSVSSSSEDIDALACTGDGSNVPPCQEQCMDKIRKQTAERRKYRPGKNKVLSMECEPVTPGQTKYTDRFKKADHYRQAWIENLLGEDE, encoded by the exons ATGGAAGATGGGTTTATTTTTTGTGATACACCTCCAATAAAAAATACAGACAGAATATCTGTTCATCTGGATATTGATGGAAAGCTGTTTAAAACTAAGAGACCACTCTACTTCCATG AGCCATTTAAAGTATCAAACATCACTCCATCAGTGGTCTCGCCGGCGCAGCATGTTTATTTGACTATCAGCGGTATCTCCTGTAGAGACTGGATGCAGTATTTTGTCAGGTTTCAGACAGCTAATGGAACAAAAAAGACCCAACAGGGGATCTGTAGGGATTCGGTTGTATCATGCTTTGTGCCTGAGTTTCCACCCAACACTCTGCTCAGAGTTGGTTTGACCTTAAGTAACAGACTGGTGGAATGGTCTGACACCAAGATTCTTATACAGT ATCCTGGCGATGCCATGAAAAGTTCTGTTGACGACATTACCACAGATTTCACTAAAGTGGGCGCGTTCAGATTCGTTGTGGTGCTAAAAGACCGCTTCAATAACCCTATTAAAGTTATCCAGAGGATCAACAAGAATCCGACACCGATATCAGTTCAGTACTCCTCGAAGGCGAAACCACAGTCGCTTAGGTTTCTGAGGTGTACCACGACCGTCAGGAATAACGGAGCCGGAGATGAGTATGTGCTGAGCTGCGAAGGTGCAGAAAAGGAAGACATATTTTTTTACCCTTCCATGAACAATGTACCACTTGGTGGAAAGGACAAGTATGAAGCTAAAACCACCTTGTGTCCAGGAAAAAACAGTTGTAAAG CGGAGCCAAAGTCCTCCCTTCTTGTCACAGTACTCGCTTGCGTGGGGACAGCTCTTTTGGTATCATTGGTGGCTGTTTTATTCTTTGTCCGCTATAAAGCTGCAAGGAAAGGAAGATTCACTCCAGAGACAACAACGGGGCTAGAAATGGAAGTTCAACCACCAGAGAACGAAGACCGTATG cttttttaTGATCTGGAAGACACTGCATCAGCCAACAGTGACGAAGAGGAGACAGCTGCAAGAACAACTCAAGAAGATGCTTATGCTGATAACTCATCTGGTTTGAAATTAGGCGATTCTGGTGCTCCGGAAGAAGACGAGCGAGATCATCAAACAGACGTACTTGAAGAGGTTGGAAGTATGCATCAACGGAGTTTCGAAAAAGGCGACCAAAACTATGTGCAGTCAAAAGAAGAAATTGAGATGAAG CTGCGCAGATATAGAAACCTTTTCAAAGGCGAAGAAGCTGAACGCACAGTTGGAGGAAAGACGGCGCTTGAAGGACCAAAGAGCAGCGCG cttttttaTGATCTGGAAGACACTGCATCAGCCAACAGTGACGAAGAGGAGACAGCTGCAAGAACAACTCAAGAAGATGCTTATGCTGATAACTCATCTGGTTTAAAATCAGGCGATTCTGGTGCTCCGGAAGAAGACGAGCGAGATCATCAAACAGACGTACTTGAAGAGGTGGGAAGTATGCATCAACGGAGTTTTGAAAAAGGCGACAAAAACTATGTGCAGTCAAAAGAAGAAATTGAGATGAAG GGCATGCAGGTTCGTCAGTTCGAGAATGACTCCGAGCTGTCTTCTGACGAAGATTTTAGAGAGTCCGCCCGCTCAAGTCCGTTACCAGAAGCCTTACTTTGTGGTGACCCTTGCGGTGACACAATGGCAGTGACCTCAGTCTCCAGCAGCAGTGAAGATATTGATGCGTTGGCGTGTACTGGTGATGGTTCAAACGTTCCTCCCTGCCAAGAACAATgtatggacaaaatcaggaaacaaACCGCAGAAAGAAGGAAATACCGCCCCGGAAAAAACAAAGTGCTTTCGATGGAGTGCG aACCTGTAACACCTGGTCAAACCAAATACACGGACAGATTTAAAAAGGCTGACCATTACAGACAGGCATGGATCGAAAACCTTCTTGGAGAAGATGAATAA
- the LOC138058974 gene encoding uncharacterized protein isoform X1, whose product MMRSCDVLLVLWAILFLCSSAKSSQLEIQAFQPAVVPIRAITTLTLKTNVDVNVTSNTSLQCRFKDISVPARMEDGFIFCDTPPIKNTDRISVHLDIDGKLFKTKRPLYFHEPFKVSNITPSVVSPAQHVYLTISGISCRDWMQYFVRFQTANGTKKTQQGICRDSVVSCFVPEFPPNTLLRVGLTLSNRLVEWSDTKILIQYPGDAMKSSVDDITTDFTKVGAFRFVVVLKDRFNNPIKVIQRINKNPTPISVQYSSKAKPQSLRFLRCTTTVRNNGAGDEYVLSCEGAEKEDIFFYPSMNNVPLGGKDKYEAKTTLCPGKNSCKAEPKSSLLVTVLACVGTALLVSLVAVLFFVRYKAARKGRFTPETTTGLEMEVQPPENEDRMLFYDLEDTASANSDEEETAARTTQEDAYADNSSGLKLGDSGAPEEDERDHQTDVLEEVGSMHQRSFEKGDQNYVQSKEEIEMKLRRYRNLFKGEEAERTVGGKTALEGPKSSALFYDLEDTASANSDEEETAARTTQEDAYADNSSGLKSGDSGAPEEDERDHQTDVLEEVGSMHQRSFEKGDKNYVQSKEEIEMKGMQVRQFENDSELSSDEDFRESARSSPLPEALLCGDPCGDTMAVTSVSSSSEDIDALACTGDGSNVPPCQEQCMDKIRKQTAERRKYRPGKNKVLSMECEPVTPGQTKYTDRFKKADHYRQAWIENLLGEDE is encoded by the exons ATGATGCGAAGTTGTGATGTGTTGTTGGTGCTTTGGGCGATCTTGTTCTTGTGTAGCTCCGCCAAAT CTTCACAGTTGGAAATTCAAGCCTTCCAACCAGCGGTCGTTCCCATAAGAGCAATCACAACGCTAACTCTCAAAACTAATGTAGATGTGAATGTAACGTCAAACACCAGCCTCCAGTGTCGCTTCAAAGACATTTCAGTTCCCGCAAGGATGGAAGATGGGTTTATTTTTTGTGATACACCTCCAATAAAAAATACAGACAGAATATCTGTTCATCTGGATATTGATGGAAAGCTGTTTAAAACTAAGAGACCACTCTACTTCCATG AGCCATTTAAAGTATCAAACATCACTCCATCAGTGGTCTCGCCGGCGCAGCATGTTTATTTGACTATCAGCGGTATCTCCTGTAGAGACTGGATGCAGTATTTTGTCAGGTTTCAGACAGCTAATGGAACAAAAAAGACCCAACAGGGGATCTGTAGGGATTCGGTTGTATCATGCTTTGTGCCTGAGTTTCCACCCAACACTCTGCTCAGAGTTGGTTTGACCTTAAGTAACAGACTGGTGGAATGGTCTGACACCAAGATTCTTATACAGT ATCCTGGCGATGCCATGAAAAGTTCTGTTGACGACATTACCACAGATTTCACTAAAGTGGGCGCGTTCAGATTCGTTGTGGTGCTAAAAGACCGCTTCAATAACCCTATTAAAGTTATCCAGAGGATCAACAAGAATCCGACACCGATATCAGTTCAGTACTCCTCGAAGGCGAAACCACAGTCGCTTAGGTTTCTGAGGTGTACCACGACCGTCAGGAATAACGGAGCCGGAGATGAGTATGTGCTGAGCTGCGAAGGTGCAGAAAAGGAAGACATATTTTTTTACCCTTCCATGAACAATGTACCACTTGGTGGAAAGGACAAGTATGAAGCTAAAACCACCTTGTGTCCAGGAAAAAACAGTTGTAAAG CGGAGCCAAAGTCCTCCCTTCTTGTCACAGTACTCGCTTGCGTGGGGACAGCTCTTTTGGTATCATTGGTGGCTGTTTTATTCTTTGTCCGCTATAAAGCTGCAAGGAAAGGAAGATTCACTCCAGAGACAACAACGGGGCTAGAAATGGAAGTTCAACCACCAGAGAACGAAGACCGTATG cttttttaTGATCTGGAAGACACTGCATCAGCCAACAGTGACGAAGAGGAGACAGCTGCAAGAACAACTCAAGAAGATGCTTATGCTGATAACTCATCTGGTTTGAAATTAGGCGATTCTGGTGCTCCGGAAGAAGACGAGCGAGATCATCAAACAGACGTACTTGAAGAGGTTGGAAGTATGCATCAACGGAGTTTCGAAAAAGGCGACCAAAACTATGTGCAGTCAAAAGAAGAAATTGAGATGAAG CTGCGCAGATATAGAAACCTTTTCAAAGGCGAAGAAGCTGAACGCACAGTTGGAGGAAAGACGGCGCTTGAAGGACCAAAGAGCAGCGCG cttttttaTGATCTGGAAGACACTGCATCAGCCAACAGTGACGAAGAGGAGACAGCTGCAAGAACAACTCAAGAAGATGCTTATGCTGATAACTCATCTGGTTTAAAATCAGGCGATTCTGGTGCTCCGGAAGAAGACGAGCGAGATCATCAAACAGACGTACTTGAAGAGGTGGGAAGTATGCATCAACGGAGTTTTGAAAAAGGCGACAAAAACTATGTGCAGTCAAAAGAAGAAATTGAGATGAAG GGCATGCAGGTTCGTCAGTTCGAGAATGACTCCGAGCTGTCTTCTGACGAAGATTTTAGAGAGTCCGCCCGCTCAAGTCCGTTACCAGAAGCCTTACTTTGTGGTGACCCTTGCGGTGACACAATGGCAGTGACCTCAGTCTCCAGCAGCAGTGAAGATATTGATGCGTTGGCGTGTACTGGTGATGGTTCAAACGTTCCTCCCTGCCAAGAACAATgtatggacaaaatcaggaaacaaACCGCAGAAAGAAGGAAATACCGCCCCGGAAAAAACAAAGTGCTTTCGATGGAGTGCG aACCTGTAACACCTGGTCAAACCAAATACACGGACAGATTTAAAAAGGCTGACCATTACAGACAGGCATGGATCGAAAACCTTCTTGGAGAAGATGAATAA
- the LOC138058974 gene encoding uncharacterized protein isoform X3: MMRSCDVLLVLWAILFLCSSAKSSQLEIQAFQPAVVPIRAITTLTLKTNVDVNVTSNTSLQCRFKDISVPARMEDGFIFCDTPPIKNTDRISVHLDIDGKLFKTKRPLYFHEPFKVSNITPSVVSPAQHVYLTISGISCRDWMQYFVRFQTANGTKKTQQGICRDSVVSCFVPEFPPNTLLRVGLTLSNRLVEWSDTKILIQYPGDAMKSSVDDITTDFTKVGAFRFVVVLKDRFNNPIKVIQRINKNPTPISVQYSSKAKPQSLRFLRCTTTVRNNGAGDEYVLSCEGAEKEDIFFYPSMNNVPLGGKDKYEAKTTLCPGKNSCKAEPKSSLLVTVLACVGTALLVSLVAVLFFVRYKAARKGRFTPETTTGLEMEVQPPENEDRMLFYDLEDTASANSDEEETAARTTQEDAYADNSSGLKLGDSGAPEEDERDHQTDVLEEVGSMHQRSFEKGDQNYVQSKEEIEMKGMQVRQFENDSELSSDEDFRESARSSPLPEALLCGDPCGDTMAVTSVSSSSEDIDALACTGDGSNVPPCQEQCMDKIRKQTAERRKYRPGKNKVLSMECEPVTPGQTKYTDRFKKADHYRQAWIENLLGEDE, translated from the exons ATGATGCGAAGTTGTGATGTGTTGTTGGTGCTTTGGGCGATCTTGTTCTTGTGTAGCTCCGCCAAAT CTTCACAGTTGGAAATTCAAGCCTTCCAACCAGCGGTCGTTCCCATAAGAGCAATCACAACGCTAACTCTCAAAACTAATGTAGATGTGAATGTAACGTCAAACACCAGCCTCCAGTGTCGCTTCAAAGACATTTCAGTTCCCGCAAGGATGGAAGATGGGTTTATTTTTTGTGATACACCTCCAATAAAAAATACAGACAGAATATCTGTTCATCTGGATATTGATGGAAAGCTGTTTAAAACTAAGAGACCACTCTACTTCCATG AGCCATTTAAAGTATCAAACATCACTCCATCAGTGGTCTCGCCGGCGCAGCATGTTTATTTGACTATCAGCGGTATCTCCTGTAGAGACTGGATGCAGTATTTTGTCAGGTTTCAGACAGCTAATGGAACAAAAAAGACCCAACAGGGGATCTGTAGGGATTCGGTTGTATCATGCTTTGTGCCTGAGTTTCCACCCAACACTCTGCTCAGAGTTGGTTTGACCTTAAGTAACAGACTGGTGGAATGGTCTGACACCAAGATTCTTATACAGT ATCCTGGCGATGCCATGAAAAGTTCTGTTGACGACATTACCACAGATTTCACTAAAGTGGGCGCGTTCAGATTCGTTGTGGTGCTAAAAGACCGCTTCAATAACCCTATTAAAGTTATCCAGAGGATCAACAAGAATCCGACACCGATATCAGTTCAGTACTCCTCGAAGGCGAAACCACAGTCGCTTAGGTTTCTGAGGTGTACCACGACCGTCAGGAATAACGGAGCCGGAGATGAGTATGTGCTGAGCTGCGAAGGTGCAGAAAAGGAAGACATATTTTTTTACCCTTCCATGAACAATGTACCACTTGGTGGAAAGGACAAGTATGAAGCTAAAACCACCTTGTGTCCAGGAAAAAACAGTTGTAAAG CGGAGCCAAAGTCCTCCCTTCTTGTCACAGTACTCGCTTGCGTGGGGACAGCTCTTTTGGTATCATTGGTGGCTGTTTTATTCTTTGTCCGCTATAAAGCTGCAAGGAAAGGAAGATTCACTCCAGAGACAACAACGGGGCTAGAAATGGAAGTTCAACCACCAGAGAACGAAGACCGTATG cttttttaTGATCTGGAAGACACTGCATCAGCCAACAGTGACGAAGAGGAGACAGCTGCAAGAACAACTCAAGAAGATGCTTATGCTGATAACTCATCTGGTTTGAAATTAGGCGATTCTGGTGCTCCGGAAGAAGACGAGCGAGATCATCAAACAGACGTACTTGAAGAGGTTGGAAGTATGCATCAACGGAGTTTCGAAAAAGGCGACCAAAACTATGTGCAGTCAAAAGAAGAAATTGAGATGAAG GGCATGCAGGTTCGTCAGTTCGAGAATGACTCCGAGCTGTCTTCTGACGAAGATTTTAGAGAGTCCGCCCGCTCAAGTCCGTTACCAGAAGCCTTACTTTGTGGTGACCCTTGCGGTGACACAATGGCAGTGACCTCAGTCTCCAGCAGCAGTGAAGATATTGATGCGTTGGCGTGTACTGGTGATGGTTCAAACGTTCCTCCCTGCCAAGAACAATgtatggacaaaatcaggaaacaaACCGCAGAAAGAAGGAAATACCGCCCCGGAAAAAACAAAGTGCTTTCGATGGAGTGCG aACCTGTAACACCTGGTCAAACCAAATACACGGACAGATTTAAAAAGGCTGACCATTACAGACAGGCATGGATCGAAAACCTTCTTGGAGAAGATGAATAA